The segment CTCATTCAGCAGACTTTCTTCTCGCCTTCCCTAGGTACCACCCAGTCTTTGGACCCAGACTTCCTCCTCATTTTCTTAGGCCCTCACTCCcaaattttttccctttaatcaaTCAAACAAACTGTCTTAGTCCATGTTCCCCATTGATCTTTCCTTAGGATCTTGGGGGATTTGTGGAGGGTGAGGATAATTCGTAGGCTTGGATGTAGCTATACAGAACCTCTGTTCTCTTCACTCTGCAGCTTTGTCTCAGTAAAGGACCTCAGGACCCACCAGCGTCTCCCATGCTGCAGCCACTTGTCCTGGAGCAGTACTGTGTATCAGGCTTGGGCCCAAGAGGCTGGACCACGTGGGGATCCTCTGCCCCGGGAACGACTGTTACTTTTAGGGACACTTACCGACCTATCAGGGAACTTGGAACAAGAGTGCAGGAATGGAAGCCTCTATATAAGAGACAACACTGGTGCCCTGGATTGTGAGGTGAGTAGGAAGGGGGTGGTCAAATGCCTCAGATCCTAATAAGAATGGCATCTAGGGAGCAAGACAGTTAAGTCTCTGAGGGTACAAAGATGGAGCAGGATGCATTGGGTGCCAGGATCCTGATTAATCCTTGCCTTTGGTCTTTTCTAGCTCATAGATCTGGACCTTTCTTGGTTGGGCCATCTCTTTCTGTTCCCCAACTGGAGTTACCTCCCTTCTCCGATGAAGTCTCCAGGAGAGGGGCACGTGGAGCTCTGGGATACCCCCGTGCCAGTATTTCCTTTGACCATCAGTCCTGGCCCTCTCACCCCCATCCCTGTTGTCTACCCAGAAATGGCTTCCCGCCTGCTCAGGTACAGGTAATTCTTCCATCCAAGGGAGGAGGGAGCATTGTAAAACTGGGAGGACAGTGGATCagtggaaggagggaaagaaaggcaTAGAAAGTGATATAGATGGAATGTTCCAAATCAGGGAAACAATGGAGGATTCTTCAAGAAAAGCCTTATCTAAGGGCAGGTAGAGTTTGAAAGAAGCTTTTAGAATAATGGCTTTGGGCTATGGAAATTTTACATCCCtatttctcttcaagaaaattagagataccaagggaacatttcatgcaaagatggactcagtaaaggacagaaatggtatggacctaacagaagcagaagatattaagaatatacagaagaactgttccAAAAaggtcttcacaacccagataatcatgatggtgtgatcactcacctagagccagatatcctggaatgtgaagtcaagtgggccttaggaaacatcactacaaacaaagttcatagaagtgatggaattccagttgagctatttcaaatcctaaaagatgatgctgtgaaagtgctgcactcaatatggcagcaaatttggaaaattcagcagtggccacaggactggaaaaggtcagttttcattccaatccctaagaaaggcaatgccaaagaatgctcaaactaccgcacatttgcactcatctcacacgctagtaaagtaatgctcaaaattctccaagccaggcttcagcaatacatgaaccgtgaacttccagttgttcaagctggttttagaaaaggcagaggaaccagagatcaaattgcaaacatccgctgaatcatcgaaaaagcaagagagatccagaaaaacatctatttctgctttattgactatgccaaagcctttgactgtgtggatcacaataaactgtggaaaattctgaaaaagatgggaataccagaccacctgacctgcctcttgagaaatctgtatgcaggtcaggaagcaacagttagaactggacatggaacaacagactggttccaaaaggaaaaggagtacatcaaggctgtatattgtcaccctgcttatttaacttatatgcagagtacatcatgagaaacgctgggctgggaaaagcacaagctggaatcaagattgccaggagaaatatcaataacctcatatatgcacatgataccacccttatgccagaaagtgaagaactaaagagctaaaaaaaaaaaaaaatagaactaaagagcttcttgatgaaagtgaaagtggagagtgcaaaagttggcttaaagctcaacattcagaaaacaaagatcatggcacctggtcccatcactttgtggcaaatagatagggaaacagtggaaacagtggcagactttatttttgggggctccaaaatcactgcagatggtgactgcagccatggaataaaaagatgcttactccttggaaggaaagttatgatcaagctagacagcatattaaaaagcagagacattactttgtcaacaaaggtccacgtagtcaaggctatggtttttcctgtggtcatgtatggatgtgagagttggactataaagaaagctgaacaccaaagaattgatgcttttgaactgtggtattggagaagactcttgagagtcccttggactgcaaggcaatccaaccagtcaattctaaaggaaatcagtcctgaatattcattggaaggactgatgttgaagctgaaactccagtactttggccacctgatgtgaagagctgactcatttgaaaagactctgatgctgggaaagatcgaaggcaggaggagaaggggacggcagaggatgagatggttggatggcatcaccgactcaatggacgtgagtttgagtaaactcccagagttggtgatagacagggaggcctggcatgctgcagtccatggggtcacaaagagtcagacatgactgagcaactgaactgaagtgaactgagattGTAGTGGAAAGGAAGGCATTtgtaaggggggaaaaaaagaggaagagataaaaaATGACTGCTCTTCTCTCTACCTTTTTTAGAAGTAAGCACAGAAATGTGCAGCCAAACCTTGCTGGGAATCTAATTCGATTCAGTGCTCTGGTGAAAAGTCAGAAGAAAGCTTACTTTGTCCTGTTTCTTGGTGGATCCTCCCCAGCTGGCAGCCAGGTGTCTGTCATTGTGCAGGTGAGGTTTAGGGTCAGTTGAGGAGTGTGGAGGTGCGAGTGGGCTGTACAGGCTCCTAACAGGTAAGATAGCATCATAGGAGAAACCATGTGGGAAAGGAGGACAGCTTCAGAGACTTGCTTCTAGAACAGTGCAGTTGAGGGAAGAGTGCATGTGGTACCTTCCCTGCGTATAGAAGATGGGGAGAAGACTTCCCCGCTCATTCAAGGAAACAGCTTCTGTATCGTGTATCCCATTTTGAAAAACTGCCGGAATCACCTGTTTTCCCCCAGAAGAGTGACAAAGAAAAGTATTTATCTGAACACCATTAAAACATGGAATaacatgttctttaaaaaaaaaacttggtgcTTACTGTTGAGTCTTTTTACATCAACtgatatgatttatttttttattgagtataattttacaatattgtaaatattgtAAATACAGTCTCTACTGTACgtcagtgtgaatcagctatatatatacataggtcACCTCTTTTTTGaagttccttctcatttaggtcaccacagagcattgagtagagttccctgagctgtacagtaggttctcattagttacctgttttatgcatagtagtgtgGGTATGTTGGAGAAGgtgacggcaccccactccagtactcttgcctggaaaatcccatggatggagaagcctggtaggctgcagtccatggggtcgctaagagtcggacacgactgagcaacttcattttcccttttcactttcatgcattggagaaggaaatggcaacccactccagtgttcttgcctggagaatcccagggacgggggaacctggtgggctgccgtctatggggtcgcacagagttggacacgactgaagcaacttagcagcagcagcagcagtgtgtgtatgtaaattcCTGTGTTCAGTCAAACCATCATAAACTACTGGTTTTGTATAAGCAGTAAACTCGTGAGGTCTTAGCTATGAGTGGTGACGTTGAGGTCTGGTTGGTGTTTTCAAGTAGAAATGAGGGTCTGTGAAGCTGAGCACCTGGGACTGTGAAGTTCAGGTTTCCTGAGTCATCAGTTGTGTTTCGAAGCCCCTGAGAATGGCATTTGTGCTCTGGGAGGAACATGCCCTAAAAGATGGTTATATTTATTAATGGTCTTCTCTATGTAATTTTTGCTTAAATTTCTTCAATAACCCGTTGTTAGCCCCTTGTACATTCCATGTGATACCTTCTGGGGTTTATTTATTTCCTACTTGGATGATTCTCCCTTTCCGATTGATTAAAAGTCTTCAGCATgttatttctggatttttttcttcatcttggcTCTTCCGTTTTGTCTCCCGCCACCCCCAAGAACATTCCTCCTCTGTCCTGGCTAGTGTTTTCCTTGCCTTGCTCATTCTGAGTTCTGaacatttctgtattattttttctttcttgaaacacCTTCCTCTCTCGTCTCCACTTCAGCAAACCAGAGATGGCCTTCAGGACCCTGGCAAGTTCAGCTTCTGTCACTTGGCCTTCTTGATCATCCCAGCCCATCCtgacctcttttctttctctgaaaccttacaaatgtgtgttgtttttgccACTTGATCATTTATGTTTCCCAGTGGTTTGATATATGTTAGAGAAGAGAGAACAGTCTATGTTATTTCCCTTAACATCTGTCTGTCCCCATACTGGATACATACATACGTGTTCATATTGATTAAATAAGTGAAAATTGTTTGCATGGCTGGTCTGTATGGCGGGGTGGGATAGGGGAAATGCAGGGGCAGAATTGTCTGCacgaaatatttatatattttggaggaaGCTGTACAGATGGTATGTGCCTTGGGGGAGGGATTAGGAAATGTTTGCCATCTCCTATGAGAGGGGAGAGTTCCTGAGAGTTCTGAGGCTTAAGATTTAATTGGCAAACAGGAAAGATAAAGaagtaaggaaaaggaaaaaaaaaagaggaaaggaaaggctcTCGAGCAGCCAGTCCTTGAGGTGACATGGTGATGGGAAGGAGCTCCTGCAGAGGGACAGGACATGGGAAGCCTCTCACGTACAGTGTCACCTGCTTCTGCATAAGCCAGGTCCCTGCCCAGCTGGTGTGGCACCGAGCCCTCTGTCCTGGTAGAGCCTATGTGCTGACAGAACTGCGAGTGTCCAAGCTCCCTGGTCACCGTTACCGGGTGTGGATGACCAGCACCTCCTCCCAGCTGTTGCCGCTGAAACCAGAATGTGTACAAGAGCTGGAACTGGAGCTGGCCGGAGTCCCCTTGGAGGCCGACCCCCAATCACTGCCCCGGCCCAGCAGCCCCCAGGACAAGAAGCATCCGGGTCCAGACTGTCTCGTCCGGGACTCCATACTCTTATCCTACACGGTGCGCATGAGGGAGAGGTTCCTGAGCCTGGAGGGGGCAGGAATTGTGGGGTCTTCAAAGAGGAAGGGCCTGGGGATCACCTGGCCCTTCGGCTTCTTTGCAGGGAATGGTCACTGACACACTGAATCAGCCTGCGGGCCTCTATGAGCTGGACAGGAAGCTGGAGCTCTGCCTCGCCTACCAGCAGTTCCGTGGCCTCAGGAGGGTGGTGCGACCAGGAGTCCGTCTGGAGGTATGTGAGGGGGTCAGGGCTGGTGACAAAGAGAGACTCTCTTACCTTTATGGGTTGGTCTTTTTTTTTGAGCAGGTCGACACCCCtacaacaaaattataaaaataattaaatgtgttGGAGTGCGAGgtgcttttgtaaataatgatttgGACGAGAGCTCAGATCAGGAGTGGAGATTGGGGCCCTGGAAGGAGCAGGTGGATCCAGAGCATCTCCTTTCTAGAAGGACCTTCTCACTGGAGGAGGAGATATTGGAGCTGAAGCACAGGTGTGGGGCCAGGATGACCTCAGGCAGCCCAGTGAGCCCTCTGGCCCACAGAAAGGCTGAGTGTGGCTTCTGGGAGGTGAAGGCTTATTTACCACAGGGGAGTGGGTCATGATGGAAAGCAAGACAGAACTGGAGGGAAGTAATCTGTAAAAGAGAAATTGTGTGTTTCCTATGAGCCAGGCAGTGGCAAACTGCATTTACCTCTGTCTGGGACCATTGAGTTGCTTTTTCACCTCTTCTGCCTCCGCAGCTCCTGGATGTTCACCTCCTGCAGTCAGTGGGCGGGGGGACGAGAAGACCCATATTAGCTCCCTGCCTTCGTGGTGCCGTTCTGCTTCGCGGCTTCTCTCATCAGGTGcctgagactcagttttcccaccaagtcccccaggcctccctgtatgaGCAGCTGGTATGGGAGCATCAGTTAGGACTCCCCATCTACCTGTGGGCCACCAAGGCCCTGGAGGATCTGGCCTGCAAGTGAGGAGGACGCGGATTGGGGCTGGGGAGGTGGTGAGGGGTGGGCCACTTTGTCTCAGGGAAGCCATATTCTGAAAGAGTCTCTGGGGGAAGTGACTCCACTTCTCTGCGTGGCCAAGGCTGTGTCCTCACGTGCTGAGATACCACCAGTTCCTGAAGTATTCGTCACCTGGGGACCCCAGCCTGGGACTACAGATCCTGGCCCCGATCTTAGAGGTTCTTATTCCACCTGGCTGCCCTGGTCGGAACACACACAGCGAAATCCTTGAAGAGCCACATCACTGTCCACTCCAGAAGGTCTGAAAATGTTGGGGTATGGGTGGCAGATCTAACACCCTGGGGGACACCTGGGCACAGGGGACACATAACCTGATGTCTTATCTCTTGGACAGTACACCCAGCTGCAGACTCCCTGCTTTTTCCCTACTTTGGCCTTCCTGAAAGAGGAAGCGAAGCACAGGGCCTGGGCCTCCTTTGACCCTAAGACCCTTCTGCCCCTCCCAGAGGCTTCTCACTTGCCCAGTTGGCAACTCAATCAGCGCCTGGCCTGGTCCTGGCAGTGTCTGCTGCCTTCTGCATTCCGCCCTGCCCCGGTGAGTATGGCTCCAGCAGAGGTCTGGAGACTTCCTCTGTTTGCCACTTTCACTACTTGTGCCATAGTCCTTTCTTGTCATTTTGATGGCATTAGCCTTCTTACTAGACACCATCTCTTCCTGGACCCCTCTAATCCACTCCCCTTCAATGACTAGAAATGGGTGGGGTAAAATGTAACGTGGTTTACAAAACTCGTAATTTAAATCCTTCTCTTGTTTCTCCCAGAGTGTATAAAGTCAAACCCAAACCCCCTGTTGTGTCTTGTCCCCCATGGTTTCCTGGCTCTAACCTCGATCTGTAAACTTTCCCTCTGGCTGCTAAATGTGTGAATGCAAGTGCATTTTCCCCAGTCTTTCTGCCCCACTTCAGGATAAATTCTTGAAGCTCTGAGATCATGTCTTTGTGGTTCATTTTGTAGCTCTAACAGTTAACactatgcctggcacatggtagatgCTTTGTGTATTTGTTTAGTGAAACTTGATGCGTAGGCCTTCATTTCCTTGCAGGTACTACTTGGGATCCTGGTGCCTTCATCTCGTAAAGGGTGTCTGCAACTTCGGGACCAGAGCGGTTCCCTGTCCTGCCTACTCCTGGCCCAGCCCTTGCAGCCCCTCACTGACCCCAGGCTCATAGGTTTGGAGTTCAGTGGTGGAGAGAAGATGATGGGAGTGGGAAAGAGGGTCTCTGAACTGGGGAGTGTAGGAGAGAGCTTCTGCCAGGATTCAGTAGACATGCTCAAGTGGCTTATTTTGATCAACAAGTCTGGGGAGTGGTTTAGGAGGCTGGTATGGGCAGGTGGTGTAAAGGAACCAGGGGTTCCCGGCCGGAATCACAATTCCCAACATTCATTTCTCCCTCTGTAACTCCTCACAGACACACCAGGATGACAGCTTCCATTTCTCATATCCCTAGTTTGGAAGAGGAATGGTCTTGGAGTTATTGAGGCTTGTGGCCAGGGAAACCCTGGAGAGAAAAGCTTCTCAGACCTCAGAACAGGTGTTTTAGGGATTTATGAGAAAGAATCAGGCCTCTCAACCTAGGGGGCCAGGGGTGGGATTGGCTGCTCTGATGAAACAGTTTCTCCCTTGGAGGTACCACTCCTCCAAGATGGGGGTCAGGCCTGGGCCTTCACGTTGTGTTAGGCATGCAGCTCCTGCCTGGATTGAGCATGAGACCTGTGGGGTGGGCTGCTTCTCTGCCCAGCCCACAGTCTTCTCCTCTTGCCAAAATAGAAAACTGTCTTCCTCTCAGGTTGCCTGGTGAGGACAGACAGATTCCAGTTGGTCATAGAAAGGAATGTCAGAAGCAGCTTCCCTTCCTGGAAGGAGCTGAGCACCACAGACTTCATCCAGAAGAAGCAGGCCAGGTAGGTCCTTAGGGTGGTGGCTGTCCTCTGGGTCCCATCACCAGGGAAGTGGAAGGGGAAGTCTCCATGCAGGGGTGGAACACTGGGGCACAATGCCTGCATCGCTAAGAAACCTCTTCCTTGTCTCTCCCAACAGAGTCTATGTCCAGTTTCTTCTGGCCGATGCTCTGATCTTGTCTGTGCCCAGACCCGTCCTTCACTCAGCCACCTCCTCCACACCTCGGACAGAGCCTTCCCCTCCAGAGGGTCCCCACATAGAACAGAGCCGGCTGTTCTTGCTGTCCCACAAGGAGGCACTGATAAAGAGGAACTTCTCTATGCCCCCAAGTGCCAGTTCAGAGATGCCCCAGCCTACCCTCAGTTTCCATGTATTAGGGAGCTGGCTTGGGGGCacccagaggaaggagggaaCTGGATGGGGCCCACCTGAACCCAAGGAAGATGAAAACTCAGATCAGAAGGTAAACTGGGGTCTTGGACCTCTGATCTGCCCTCCTGAGCCCCTGCTCTCGTCTGAGGGACTCTGCTCTCCCCGTCAGGTCCTCCTTCTGTTCCTCGGCTCCTCAGTCCGCTGGTTTGAGTTCTTGCACCCAGGGCACGTGTACCGGCTCGTGGCTTCTGGCCCTCCCGTGAGTGCCCCAATTCACCACACCCTTGTATTTTGGCTTGCGGTCTGGAAAGGAAGTTCTAAGTCTCCTGGAAGAAAGGTGGATGTAGATCAAATAGAAGGCCTGCCTGTGTCTAGACCACTTCCTTTGTCAGGCCCCAGAGAGGAAACAGAATTGGGTCATAGTTTGTGAGGAACCTCTCTCCAGACCAGGACACACTAGGAGATGGTCATGTCCCCATTTCCTGGCAGACATTGATGTTCGAGGAGGGTGGTTCATCCTGCGTGTCGCAGCATCCTCTGGAGCTGGCTGGCTGTGCATCCTGCCTCACTGTCCAGGATGAATGGACTGTGGAACTTGCAAGCTCTCAGGACATCCCGGAGGTGCTGGGTATCCGCCCGACACTGCCTGAATCCTCACTGACTGACCTGCTCAGTGGCAAGTAAATGTCCCACCAGTTTCTCCAGCTCGCTTGGctgctctctcttcctctgccgTGGTTGTGTCGGATGAATTGTCTGTCTCCTGCTACAGTGTGTGTTtcatgaatgtgaaagagaatgAATGGAGGGATGGCGGTGTAAGATAGAAGCTGTGTTTCATACCTGATCACCAGTGCTGCCCCCCCTACCCCCGCCCCCGTTCAGCATGTCTCTGACATTATCATGAGCAGGCTTTCTCACAATTGAGAACAAAGCTTAGCAGTAAAAGGAaatataagaaacaaacaaaaaaagcaaggaCAAAAGCTAAAAATCTCTAGAGAAGGACCTTCCTTTAGTGCAAGAATTGACTGGCTTATAGCTTCAGGAACAGCTTTACTTTCCTCATGTAAGCTTTTTTGGGGGCAGCTGCAGTGCAGTTGAAGACACTGCAGAGATACTTCCCCCtgtgtaaacaaacaaacaaacaccataTTGGATTATATGTGTAACTTTTACAAAACTTCCCTAGAAGTGCAAGTTTTCAAGGACCTATGATTTGAAGGAGGGGGCTTGGGCCCCAGTGTATAAAGCTGAGAATGATGGGCTGACTGAGATTCTAGGGTAAATGCAAGTGGAGATTCACCTTTGCTGGGATATTTTTTGGTGAGGCCTCTGTGTACAAAGCTGGATTGGGttttgggtttgtgtgtgtgtagtgatCTGCTACAACCCTGTTTTTCCCATAAGCCCTGTTACTTTTAGTATTTGGTTTGAGACACTTCAAGGCTTTCCAGGACCTCATAGGTAAAGTTTTAGCAGCTACTGTAACTCCTTTCTGTCCTGGGATCTGACTCCATTCTCACTCTATTTCTCTGACCCTCCAGTTTCGCAGATTCCTTGGTGTCTTTTTCAGCTGAGATTGTGTCACATCTCTGGATGAAGCCTGGTAATAACACCTGTTTGGGTAAAGGGTAAGAAATAGAGTGGTGGAACCTAGTGATCCTGAGAGGGACCACTAACCCCTCCCCATTCCTACTGTAGGGAGCTCTGGGACTGTGAGACGGTGTGTGAAGCTCACCGTAGCTCTGGAGACTGCCGACTACAAATTCCCC is part of the Bubalus kerabau isolate K-KA32 ecotype Philippines breed swamp buffalo chromosome 4, PCC_UOA_SB_1v2, whole genome shotgun sequence genome and harbors:
- the CTC1 gene encoding CST complex subunit CTC1 isoform X3, whose amino-acid sequence is MAGCRPGAPGSEQAWLEVAQAFIQETLCPPGKEPDVQLTQLVIDCVKTTWLSQGTSQGLTLPLSYSFVSVKDLRTHQRLPCCSHLSWSSTVYQAWAQEAGPRGDPLPRERLLLLGTLTDLSGNLEQECRNGSLYIRDNTGALDCELIDLDLSWLGHLFLFPNWSYLPSPMKSPGEGHVELWDTPVPVFPLTISPGPLTPIPVVYPEMASRLLSQVPAQLVWHRALCPGRAYVLTELRVSKLPGHRYRVWMTSTSSQLLPLKPECVQELELELAGVPLEADPQSLPRPSSPQDKKHPGPDCLVRDSILLSYTGMVTDTLNQPAGLYELDRKLELCLAYQQFRGLRRVVRPGVRLELLDVHLLQSVGGGTRRPILAPCLRGAVLLRGFSHQVPETQFSHQVPQASLYEQLVWEHQLGLPIYLWATKALEDLACKLCPHVLRYHQFLKYSSPGDPSLGLQILAPILEVLIPPGCPGRNTHSEILEEPHHCPLQKYTQLQTPCFFPTLAFLKEEAKHRAWASFDPKTLLPLPEASHLPSWQLNQRLAWSWQCLLPSAFRPAPVLLGILVPSSRKGCLQLRDQSGSLSCLLLAQPLQPLTDPRLIGCLVRTDRFQLVIERNVRSSFPSWKELSTTDFIQKKQARVYVQFLLADALILSVPRPVLHSATSSTPRTEPSPPEGPHIEQSRLFLLSHKEALIKRNFSMPPSASSEMPQPTLSFHVLGSWLGGTQRKEGTGWGPPEPKEDENSDQKVLLLFLGSSVRWFEFLHPGHVYRLVASGPPTLMFEEGGSSCVSQHPLELAGCASCLTVQDEWTVELASSQDIPEVLGIRPTLPESSLTDLLSGNFADSLVSFSAEIVSHLWMKPGSSGTVRRCVKLTVALETADYKFPPHLDVYIEDPHLPPPLGLLPGARVYFHQLEKRVSRSHNVYCCFRSSTCVQVLHFPPDTTVSAPLPHIYLTELLQGDKAPFRATASCHVVSVFSLHLLWVCAHCTSICPQGRCPRQSPACPTQTSVSQASIRLLVEDGTAEAVVTCRNHQVAAVLGLCPSEWTSLLEIVRGPGKVALQFTGPGAQLESSAEVDEPLTLFLWTLCTSFSVLRPMVLSFELERKPSKIIPLEAPRLQRFQCGESPFLTRVNPKIRLSCLSIQEPEHPNALGALVSSC
- the CTC1 gene encoding CST complex subunit CTC1 isoform X1; the protein is MAGCRPGAPGSEQAWLEVAQAFIQETLCPPGKEPDVQLTQLVIDCVKTTWLSQGTSQGLTLPLSYSFVSVKDLRTHQRLPCCSHLSWSSTVYQAWAQEAGPRGDPLPRERLLLLGTLTDLSGNLEQECRNGSLYIRDNTGALDCELIDLDLSWLGHLFLFPNWSYLPSPMKSPGEGHVELWDTPVPVFPLTISPGPLTPIPVVYPEMASRLLRYRSKHRNVQPNLAGNLIRFSALVKSQKKAYFVLFLGGSSPAGSQVSVIVQVPAQLVWHRALCPGRAYVLTELRVSKLPGHRYRVWMTSTSSQLLPLKPECVQELELELAGVPLEADPQSLPRPSSPQDKKHPGPDCLVRDSILLSYTGMVTDTLNQPAGLYELDRKLELCLAYQQFRGLRRVVRPGVRLELLDVHLLQSVGGGTRRPILAPCLRGAVLLRGFSHQVPETQFSHQVPQASLYEQLVWEHQLGLPIYLWATKALEDLACKLCPHVLRYHQFLKYSSPGDPSLGLQILAPILEVLIPPGCPGRNTHSEILEEPHHCPLQKYTQLQTPCFFPTLAFLKEEAKHRAWASFDPKTLLPLPEASHLPSWQLNQRLAWSWQCLLPSAFRPAPVLLGILVPSSRKGCLQLRDQSGSLSCLLLAQPLQPLTDPRLIGCLVRTDRFQLVIERNVRSSFPSWKELSTTDFIQKKQARVYVQFLLADALILSVPRPVLHSATSSTPRTEPSPPEGPHIEQSRLFLLSHKEALIKRNFSMPPSASSEMPQPTLSFHVLGSWLGGTQRKEGTGWGPPEPKEDENSDQKVLLLFLGSSVRWFEFLHPGHVYRLVASGPPTLMFEEGGSSCVSQHPLELAGCASCLTVQDEWTVELASSQDIPEVLGIRPTLPESSLTDLLSGNFADSLVSFSAEIVSHLWMKPGSSGTVRRCVKLTVALETADYKFPPHLDVYIEDPHLPPPLGLLPGARVYFHQLEKRVSRSHNVYCCFRSSTCVQVLHFPPDTTVSAPLPHIYLTELLQGDKAPFRATASCHVVSVFSLHLLWVCAHCTSICPQGRCPRQSPACPTQTSVSQASIRLLVEDGTAEAVVTCRNHQVAAVLGLCPSEWTSLLEIVRGPGKVALQFTGPGAQLESSAEVDEPLTLFLWTLCTSFSVLRPMVLSFELERKPSKIIPLEAPRLQRFQCGESPFLTRVNPKIRLSCLSIQEPEHPNALGALVSSC
- the CTC1 gene encoding CST complex subunit CTC1 isoform X4 — its product is MAGCRPGAPGSEQAWLEVAQAFIQETLCPPGKEPDVQLTQLVIDCVKTTWLSQGTSQGLTLPLSYSFVSVKDLRTHQRLPCCSHLSWSSTVYQAWAQEAGPRGDPLPRERLLLLGTLTDLSGNLEQECRNGSLYIRDNTGALDCELIDLDLSWLGHLFLFPNWSYLPSPMKSPGEGHVELWDTPVPVFPLTISPGPLTPIPVVYPEMASRLLRYRSKHRNVQPNLAGNLIRFSALVKSQKKAYFVLFLGGSSPAGSQVSVIVQVPAQLVWHRALCPGRAYVLTELRVSKLPGHRYRVWMTSTSSQLLPLKPECVQELELELAGVPLEADPQSLPRPSSPQDKKHPGPDCLVRDSILLSYTGMVTDTLNQPAGLYELDRKLELCLAYQQFRGLRRVVRPGVRLELLDVHLLQSVGGGTRRPILAPCLRGAVLLRGFSHQVPETQFSHQVPQASLYEQLVWEHQLGLPIYLWATKALEDLACKLCPHVLRYHQFLKYSSPGDPSLGLQILAPILEVLIPPGCPGRNTHSEILEEPHHCPLQKYTQLQTPCFFPTLAFLKEEAKHRAWASFDPKTLLPLPEASHLPSWQLNQRLAWSWQCLLPSAFRPAPVLLGILVPSSRKGCLQLRDQSGSLSCLLLAQPLQPLTDPRLIGCLVRTDRFQLVIERNVRSSFPSWKELSTTDFIQKKQARVYVQFLLADALILSVPRPVLHSATSSTPRTEPSPPEGPHIEQSRLFLLSHKEALIKRNFSMPPSASSEMPQPTLSFHVLGSWLGGTQRKEGTGWGPPEPKEDENSDQKVLLLFLGSSVRWFEFLHPGHVYRLVASGPPTLMFEEGGSSCVSQHPLELAGCASCLTVQDEWTVELASSQDIPEVLGIRPTLPESSLTDLLSGNFADSLVSFSAEIVSHLWMKPGSSGTVRRCVKLTVALETADYKFPPHLDVYIEDPHLPPPLGLLPGARVYFHQLEKRVSRSHNVYCCFRSSTCVQVLHFPPDTTVSAPLPHIYLTELLQGDKAPFRATASCHVVSVFSLHLLWVCAHCTSICPQGRCPRQSPACPTQTSVSQASIRLLVEDGTAEAVVTCRNHQVAAVLGLCPSEWTSLLEIVRGPGKVALQFTGPGAQLEKLLGYSDSSVGSPLS
- the CTC1 gene encoding CST complex subunit CTC1 isoform X2 — translated: MAGCRPGAPGSEQAWLEVAQAFIQETLCPPGKEPDVQLTQLVIDCVKTTWLSQGTSQGLTLPLSYSFVSVKDLRTHQRLPCCSHLSWSSTVYQAWAQEAGPRGDPLPRERLLLLGTLTDLSGNLEQECRNGSLYIRDNTGALDCELIDLDLSWLGHLFLFPNWSYLPSPMKSPGEGHVELWDTPVPVFPLTISPGPLTPIPVVYPEMASRLLRSKHRNVQPNLAGNLIRFSALVKSQKKAYFVLFLGGSSPAGSQVSVIVQVPAQLVWHRALCPGRAYVLTELRVSKLPGHRYRVWMTSTSSQLLPLKPECVQELELELAGVPLEADPQSLPRPSSPQDKKHPGPDCLVRDSILLSYTGMVTDTLNQPAGLYELDRKLELCLAYQQFRGLRRVVRPGVRLELLDVHLLQSVGGGTRRPILAPCLRGAVLLRGFSHQVPETQFSHQVPQASLYEQLVWEHQLGLPIYLWATKALEDLACKLCPHVLRYHQFLKYSSPGDPSLGLQILAPILEVLIPPGCPGRNTHSEILEEPHHCPLQKYTQLQTPCFFPTLAFLKEEAKHRAWASFDPKTLLPLPEASHLPSWQLNQRLAWSWQCLLPSAFRPAPVLLGILVPSSRKGCLQLRDQSGSLSCLLLAQPLQPLTDPRLIGCLVRTDRFQLVIERNVRSSFPSWKELSTTDFIQKKQARVYVQFLLADALILSVPRPVLHSATSSTPRTEPSPPEGPHIEQSRLFLLSHKEALIKRNFSMPPSASSEMPQPTLSFHVLGSWLGGTQRKEGTGWGPPEPKEDENSDQKVLLLFLGSSVRWFEFLHPGHVYRLVASGPPTLMFEEGGSSCVSQHPLELAGCASCLTVQDEWTVELASSQDIPEVLGIRPTLPESSLTDLLSGNFADSLVSFSAEIVSHLWMKPGSSGTVRRCVKLTVALETADYKFPPHLDVYIEDPHLPPPLGLLPGARVYFHQLEKRVSRSHNVYCCFRSSTCVQVLHFPPDTTVSAPLPHIYLTELLQGDKAPFRATASCHVVSVFSLHLLWVCAHCTSICPQGRCPRQSPACPTQTSVSQASIRLLVEDGTAEAVVTCRNHQVAAVLGLCPSEWTSLLEIVRGPGKVALQFTGPGAQLESSAEVDEPLTLFLWTLCTSFSVLRPMVLSFELERKPSKIIPLEAPRLQRFQCGESPFLTRVNPKIRLSCLSIQEPEHPNALGALVSSC